The following are encoded in a window of Scophthalmus maximus strain ysfricsl-2021 chromosome 2, ASM2237912v1, whole genome shotgun sequence genomic DNA:
- the snx19a gene encoding sorting nexin-19a isoform X4, with protein sequence MAVVGRMDTLLLLASSEWRWTTEDSPVRRSALQRHYEEEEEEDVPCPSRCSCYKAPISTVPNTLHLLTAMPSSKSSNHWTLSELLGQRRLLGLGALLAWLVLFHLLVNVWLLCIFTSLLVVLGGWLGSRAVLDANSLLHLEHFLPLGVINPPLYSPEHEWRLNHEIDSAVHKAVRDFVSSWYRTLLPEVEGEFERAVRNSMLESVMELKERGRRVDRKALVQRLLELYGCHLQSYMTAKQIQSTQREAVSLWQLYSKMETRTGGYMVTELITCNVLLPLISRASDPDWLNQTIVDIFTRSREPQELDEHPTAALYRCQIPRESWTTCRSLSSSEQAGLSSKSSSDLDDQQSHGTFCDWDSSQSSLVSLTSVEKLESCHAGLLTPCKVNCCSLTSGHCSLSSESKIISLDSLIQSDSEDELTGGLCDCGPPTNFCSVSPLKDDEAFGCFGPLKNLGPKVVVPEDSQWPAGIAQEKSPSCSPRRFCLTSYNFDSPNNQAAPVQIQNVQISGTVAAKEQRGAGTHPYTLYTVKFEKLAEAENGAALQSVACHSVNRRYSEFLNLQTRLEEKPEVKKLIKNVKGPKKMFPDLSFGNADSERVEARKSQLDTFLKQLSSIPETANSEDMQEFLAVQTDVCTYFGRKPFVKSRIDKMMENALDTLKTAFPYPEPLSPTEDLEGDTDGRTMDHRKYRRLMFPSKISPSLNIPDLHPKVTYCFSEGSAVLNGMPLSGLESFVKEQEIILCGQNEKETTKQSCGQPDRDKKTPGKTHGTGSNLLSSPNTAVADVALNILCLLMKDQWSWLCTENIQKTIRLLFGTFIERWLDVGVAHLTSAPCWVIYLQVLQEAVWPGGTLPAQPRPERSAAEREETKEQCLDCLMQLLPELITEMLGHEKYRLTLETMLESLQDHQINKHLIYCICDLLLELLIPESCDEASQRALLQSLTKDPERDSPHT encoded by the exons ATGGCAGTGGTCGGACGGATGGACACACTCCTGCTGCTCGCTTCATCCGAGTGGCGCTGGACCACGGAGGACTCGCCAGTGCGCAGGAGCGCGCTGCAGCGCCATTAT gaggaggaggaggaggaggacgtccCATGTCCGAGCAGGTGTTCGTGCTATAAAGCTCCAATATCAACTGTTCCG AACACACTCCACCTGCTGACTGCCATGCCTTCCTCAAAGAGCTCCAATCACTGGACTTTATCAGAGTTACTTGGtcagaggaggctgctggggCTCGGAGCTCTGCTGGCGTGGCTTGtcctcttccatctccttgTGAACGTTTGGCTCCTCTGCATCTTCACCAGTCTCTTGGTGGTCCTCGGGGGTTGGCTCGGTTCCCGTGCCGTGCTGGACGCAAACAGCCTCCTCCACCTGGAACATTTTCTGCCCCTTGGCGTGATCAACCCACCGCTGTATTCGCCCGAGCACGAGTGGAGGTTGAACCATGAGATCGACAGTGCCGTCCACAAAGCAGTGCGTGACTTTGTGTCCTCGTGGTATCGTACTCTGCTGccagaggtggagggggagttTGAGCGTGCGGTGCGTAATTCAATGTTAGAGTCGGTGATGGAGCTGAAGGAGCGTGGCCGGCGTGTGGACAGGAAAGCGCTGGTCCAGCGGCTGCTCGAGCTGTATGGCTGTCACCTGCAGAGCTACATGACGGCAAAACAGATACAGTCAACACAGAGGGAGGCCGTCAGCCTCTGGCAGCTTTACAGCAAA ATGGAGACAAGGACCGGAGGTTACATGGTCACAGAACTCATCACCTGCAACGTGCTGTTGCCACTTATAAGCAGGGCGTCGGACCCGGACTGGCTGAACCAAACCATTGTAGACATATTCACCAGGTCCAGAGAGCCACAGGAACTGGATGAGCACCCGACAGCTGCACTGTACAGATGTCAAATCCCGCGGGAGTCCTGGACCACCTGCAGGTCACTGTCTTCCTCCGAACAAGCAGGCCTCTCCAGCAAGAGCTCGTCGGACCTTGATGATCAGCAGAGCCACGGCACGTTCTGTGACTGGGACTCCTCGCAGAGCAGCCTGGTCAGCCTGACATCTGTGGAGAAATTGGAAAGTTGCCACGCAGGTTTGCTCACACCATGCAAAGTGAACTGCTGTTCACTCACATCTGGCCATTGCTCCCTGTCATCTGAGTCCAAAATTATTTCACTGGACTCCCTGATTCAGTCGGACTCAGAGGACGAGCTCACAGGAGGCCTTTGTGACTGTGGTCCTCCAACGAACTTCTGCAGCGTGAGCCCCTTAAAGGACGACGAGGCCTTCGGCTGCTTCGGTCCCCTGAAAAATCTTGGGCCGAAGGTGGTTGTGCCGGAGGACTCCCAGTGGCCAGCAGGTATAGCCCAGGAGAAATCCCCATCTTGCTCTCCGAGAAGATTTTGTCTAACCTCCTACAACTTCGATTCGCCCAACAACCAGGCTGCACCTGTGCAAATCCAGAACGTACAAATTTCTGGTACTGTCGCCGCAAAGGAGCAGCGTGGCGCTGGCACACACCCCTACACTCTCTACACTGTGAAG TTTGAGAAACTGGCCGAAGCAGAAAACGGTGCCGCTCTGCAATCTGTCGCCTGTCACTCTGTCAACCGGAGGTACAGCGAGTTCCTCAACTTGCAGACACGTTTAGAGGAGAAGCCTGAAGTCAAAAAATTAATCAAGA ATGTCAAAGGTCCAAAGAAAATGTTCCCTGACCTTTCATTTGGCAATGCGGACAGCGAGAGGGTTGAGGCCCGTAAGAGCCAGCTGGATACGTTCCTCAAA CAATTAAGCAGCATTCCGGAGACGGCCAACAGTGAGGACATGCAGGAGTTCCTGGCTGTCCAGACAGATGTCTGCACATATTTTGGAAGAAAACCTTTTGTCAAGTCAAGAATTGATAAG ATGATGGAAAATGCTTTAGACACATTGAAGACGGCGTTCCCTTACCCTGAGCCCCTCAGTCCAACAGAGGACCTTGAGGGAGACACCGATGGAAGAACAATGGACCACAGAAAGTATCG GAGGCTTATGTTCCCGAGCAAAATTTCCCCATCTCTCAATATACCCGACTTGCACCCGAAAGTGACATACTGCTTTAGCGAGGGCAGCGCC GTCCTCAATGGCATGCCGCTGTCTGGCCTGGAGAGCTTCGTCAAAGAGCAGGAAATAATTTTATGTGGGCAGAACGAGAAAGAGACAACCAAGCAGAGCTGTGGGCAGCCTGACAGAGACAAGAAGACTCCAGGGAAAACTCACGGGACAGGTTCAAATTTACTCAGCAGTCCTA ACACAGCTGTGGCAGACGTAGCTTTGAATATCTTGTGTCTGCTGATGAAGGACCAGTGGAGTTGGCTGTGCACTGAGAATATACAGAAGACCATCAGACTGCTCTTTGGCACCTTCATTGAGAG ATGGTTGGATGTAGGAGTTGCCCACCTTACCAGTGCCCCCTGCTGGGTGATTTACCTACAAGTGTTGCAGGAAGCTGTGTGGCCAGGTGGCACGTTACCTGCTCAACCACGGCCGGAGCGCAGCGCTGCTGAAAGGGAGGAGACTAAGGAGCAATGTCTGGACTGCCTAATGCAGCTGCTCCCAG AGCTCATCACGGAGATGCTCGGCCATGAGAAGTACAGACTGACCTTGGAGACCATGCTAGAGTCTTTACAGGACCATCAGATTAACAA gCATCTGATTTACTGCATCTGTGATCTTCTGCTGGAGCTACTGATCCCTGAGTCGTGCGATGAGGCTTCCCAGAGGGCCCTGCTGCAGAGCCTGACTAAAGACCCAGAGAGGGACAGTCCCCACACATGA
- the snx19a gene encoding sorting nexin-19a isoform X5 translates to MAVVGRMDTLLLLASSEWRWTTEDSPVRRSALQRHYEEEEEEDVPCPSRCSCYKAPISTVPNTLHLLTAMPSSKSSNHWTLSELLGQRRLLGLGALLAWLVLFHLLVNVWLLCIFTSLLVVLGGWLGSRAVLDANSLLHLEHFLPLGVINPPLYSPEHEWRLNHEIDSAVHKAMETRTGGYMVTELITCNVLLPLISRASDPDWLNQTIVDIFTRSREPQELDEHPTAALYRCQIPRESWTTCRSLSSSEQAGLSSKSSSDLDDQQSHGTFCDWDSSQSSLVSLTSVEKLESCHAGLLTPCKVNCCSLTSGHCSLSSESKIISLDSLIQSDSEDELTGGLCDCGPPTNFCSVSPLKDDEAFGCFGPLKNLGPKVVVPEDSQWPAGIAQEKSPSCSPRRFCLTSYNFDSPNNQAAPVQIQNVQISGTVAAKEQRGAGTHPYTLYTVKFEKLAEAENGAALQSVACHSVNRRYSEFLNLQTRLEEKPEVKKLIKNVKGPKKMFPDLSFGNADSERVEARKSQLDTFLKQLSSIPETANSEDMQEFLAVQTDVCTYFGRKPFVKSRIDKMMENALDTLKTAFPYPEPLSPTEDLEGDTDGRTMDHRKYRRLMFPSKISPSLNIPDLHPKVTYCFSEGSAVLNGMPLSGLESFVKEQEIILCGQNEKETTKQSCGQPDRDKKTPGKTHGTGSNLLSSPNTAVADVALNILCLLMKDQWSWLCTENIQKTIRLLFGTFIERWLDVGVAHLTSAPCWVIYLQVLQEAVWPGGTLPAQPRPERSAAEREETKEQCLDCLMQLLPELITEMLGHEKYRLTLETMLESLQDHQINKHLIYCICDLLLELLIPESCDEASQRALLQSLTKDPERDSPHT, encoded by the exons ATGGCAGTGGTCGGACGGATGGACACACTCCTGCTGCTCGCTTCATCCGAGTGGCGCTGGACCACGGAGGACTCGCCAGTGCGCAGGAGCGCGCTGCAGCGCCATTAT gaggaggaggaggaggaggacgtccCATGTCCGAGCAGGTGTTCGTGCTATAAAGCTCCAATATCAACTGTTCCG AACACACTCCACCTGCTGACTGCCATGCCTTCCTCAAAGAGCTCCAATCACTGGACTTTATCAGAGTTACTTGGtcagaggaggctgctggggCTCGGAGCTCTGCTGGCGTGGCTTGtcctcttccatctccttgTGAACGTTTGGCTCCTCTGCATCTTCACCAGTCTCTTGGTGGTCCTCGGGGGTTGGCTCGGTTCCCGTGCCGTGCTGGACGCAAACAGCCTCCTCCACCTGGAACATTTTCTGCCCCTTGGCGTGATCAACCCACCGCTGTATTCGCCCGAGCACGAGTGGAGGTTGAACCATGAGATCGACAGTGCCGTCCACAAAGCA ATGGAGACAAGGACCGGAGGTTACATGGTCACAGAACTCATCACCTGCAACGTGCTGTTGCCACTTATAAGCAGGGCGTCGGACCCGGACTGGCTGAACCAAACCATTGTAGACATATTCACCAGGTCCAGAGAGCCACAGGAACTGGATGAGCACCCGACAGCTGCACTGTACAGATGTCAAATCCCGCGGGAGTCCTGGACCACCTGCAGGTCACTGTCTTCCTCCGAACAAGCAGGCCTCTCCAGCAAGAGCTCGTCGGACCTTGATGATCAGCAGAGCCACGGCACGTTCTGTGACTGGGACTCCTCGCAGAGCAGCCTGGTCAGCCTGACATCTGTGGAGAAATTGGAAAGTTGCCACGCAGGTTTGCTCACACCATGCAAAGTGAACTGCTGTTCACTCACATCTGGCCATTGCTCCCTGTCATCTGAGTCCAAAATTATTTCACTGGACTCCCTGATTCAGTCGGACTCAGAGGACGAGCTCACAGGAGGCCTTTGTGACTGTGGTCCTCCAACGAACTTCTGCAGCGTGAGCCCCTTAAAGGACGACGAGGCCTTCGGCTGCTTCGGTCCCCTGAAAAATCTTGGGCCGAAGGTGGTTGTGCCGGAGGACTCCCAGTGGCCAGCAGGTATAGCCCAGGAGAAATCCCCATCTTGCTCTCCGAGAAGATTTTGTCTAACCTCCTACAACTTCGATTCGCCCAACAACCAGGCTGCACCTGTGCAAATCCAGAACGTACAAATTTCTGGTACTGTCGCCGCAAAGGAGCAGCGTGGCGCTGGCACACACCCCTACACTCTCTACACTGTGAAG TTTGAGAAACTGGCCGAAGCAGAAAACGGTGCCGCTCTGCAATCTGTCGCCTGTCACTCTGTCAACCGGAGGTACAGCGAGTTCCTCAACTTGCAGACACGTTTAGAGGAGAAGCCTGAAGTCAAAAAATTAATCAAGA ATGTCAAAGGTCCAAAGAAAATGTTCCCTGACCTTTCATTTGGCAATGCGGACAGCGAGAGGGTTGAGGCCCGTAAGAGCCAGCTGGATACGTTCCTCAAA CAATTAAGCAGCATTCCGGAGACGGCCAACAGTGAGGACATGCAGGAGTTCCTGGCTGTCCAGACAGATGTCTGCACATATTTTGGAAGAAAACCTTTTGTCAAGTCAAGAATTGATAAG ATGATGGAAAATGCTTTAGACACATTGAAGACGGCGTTCCCTTACCCTGAGCCCCTCAGTCCAACAGAGGACCTTGAGGGAGACACCGATGGAAGAACAATGGACCACAGAAAGTATCG GAGGCTTATGTTCCCGAGCAAAATTTCCCCATCTCTCAATATACCCGACTTGCACCCGAAAGTGACATACTGCTTTAGCGAGGGCAGCGCC GTCCTCAATGGCATGCCGCTGTCTGGCCTGGAGAGCTTCGTCAAAGAGCAGGAAATAATTTTATGTGGGCAGAACGAGAAAGAGACAACCAAGCAGAGCTGTGGGCAGCCTGACAGAGACAAGAAGACTCCAGGGAAAACTCACGGGACAGGTTCAAATTTACTCAGCAGTCCTA ACACAGCTGTGGCAGACGTAGCTTTGAATATCTTGTGTCTGCTGATGAAGGACCAGTGGAGTTGGCTGTGCACTGAGAATATACAGAAGACCATCAGACTGCTCTTTGGCACCTTCATTGAGAG ATGGTTGGATGTAGGAGTTGCCCACCTTACCAGTGCCCCCTGCTGGGTGATTTACCTACAAGTGTTGCAGGAAGCTGTGTGGCCAGGTGGCACGTTACCTGCTCAACCACGGCCGGAGCGCAGCGCTGCTGAAAGGGAGGAGACTAAGGAGCAATGTCTGGACTGCCTAATGCAGCTGCTCCCAG AGCTCATCACGGAGATGCTCGGCCATGAGAAGTACAGACTGACCTTGGAGACCATGCTAGAGTCTTTACAGGACCATCAGATTAACAA gCATCTGATTTACTGCATCTGTGATCTTCTGCTGGAGCTACTGATCCCTGAGTCGTGCGATGAGGCTTCCCAGAGGGCCCTGCTGCAGAGCCTGACTAAAGACCCAGAGAGGGACAGTCCCCACACATGA
- the snx19a gene encoding sorting nexin-19a isoform X7 yields the protein MAVVGRMDTLLLLASSEWRWTTEDSPVRRSALQRHYEEEEEEDVPCPSRCSCYKAPISTVPNTLHLLTAMPSSKSSNHWTLSELLGQRRLLGLGALLAWLVLFHLLVNVWLLCIFTSLLVVLGGWLGSRAVLDANSLLHLEHFLPLGVINPPLYSPEHEWRLNHEIDSAVHKAVRDFVSSWYRTLLPEVEGEFERAVRNSMLESVMELKERGRRVDRKALVQRLLELYGCHLQSYMTAKQIQSTQREAVSLWQLYSKVDSPHPAVRSEATELSYSRALVNLVLHVLVPYPQMETRTGGYMVTELITCNVLLPLISRASDPDWLNQTIVDIFTRSREPQELDEHPTAALYRCQIPRESWTTCRSLSSSEQAGLSSKSSSDLDDQQSHGTFCDWDSSQSSLVSLTSVEKLESCHAGLLTPCKVNCCSLTSGHCSLSSESKIISLDSLIQSDSEDELTGGLCDCGPPTNFCSVSPLKDDEAFGCFGPLKNLGPKVVVPEDSQWPAGIAQEKSPSCSPRRFCLTSYNFDSPNNQAAPVQIQNVQISGTVAAKEQRGAGTHPYTLYTVKFEKLAEAENGAALQSVACHSVNRRYSEFLNLQTRLEEKPEVKKLIKNVKGPKKMFPDLSFGNADSERVEARKSQLDTFLKQLSSIPETANSEDMQEFLAVQTDVCTYFGRKPFVKSRIDKMMENALDTLKTAFPYPEPLSPTEDLEGDTDGRTMDHRKYRRLMFPSKISPSLNIPDLHPKVTYCFSEGSAVLNGMPLSGLESFVKEQEIILCGQNEKETTKQSCGQPDRDKKTPGKTHGTDTAVADVALNILCLLMKDQWSWLCTENIQKTIRLLFGTFIES from the exons ATGGCAGTGGTCGGACGGATGGACACACTCCTGCTGCTCGCTTCATCCGAGTGGCGCTGGACCACGGAGGACTCGCCAGTGCGCAGGAGCGCGCTGCAGCGCCATTAT gaggaggaggaggaggaggacgtccCATGTCCGAGCAGGTGTTCGTGCTATAAAGCTCCAATATCAACTGTTCCG AACACACTCCACCTGCTGACTGCCATGCCTTCCTCAAAGAGCTCCAATCACTGGACTTTATCAGAGTTACTTGGtcagaggaggctgctggggCTCGGAGCTCTGCTGGCGTGGCTTGtcctcttccatctccttgTGAACGTTTGGCTCCTCTGCATCTTCACCAGTCTCTTGGTGGTCCTCGGGGGTTGGCTCGGTTCCCGTGCCGTGCTGGACGCAAACAGCCTCCTCCACCTGGAACATTTTCTGCCCCTTGGCGTGATCAACCCACCGCTGTATTCGCCCGAGCACGAGTGGAGGTTGAACCATGAGATCGACAGTGCCGTCCACAAAGCAGTGCGTGACTTTGTGTCCTCGTGGTATCGTACTCTGCTGccagaggtggagggggagttTGAGCGTGCGGTGCGTAATTCAATGTTAGAGTCGGTGATGGAGCTGAAGGAGCGTGGCCGGCGTGTGGACAGGAAAGCGCTGGTCCAGCGGCTGCTCGAGCTGTATGGCTGTCACCTGCAGAGCTACATGACGGCAAAACAGATACAGTCAACACAGAGGGAGGCCGTCAGCCTCTGGCAGCTTTACAGCAAAGTAGATTCCCCTCACCCAGCAGTGAGAAGTGAAGCCACTGAGCTCAGCTACTCAAGAGCGCTAGTTAACCTGGTCTTACATGTGCTTGTTCCGTACCCTCAGATGGAGACAAGGACCGGAGGTTACATGGTCACAGAACTCATCACCTGCAACGTGCTGTTGCCACTTATAAGCAGGGCGTCGGACCCGGACTGGCTGAACCAAACCATTGTAGACATATTCACCAGGTCCAGAGAGCCACAGGAACTGGATGAGCACCCGACAGCTGCACTGTACAGATGTCAAATCCCGCGGGAGTCCTGGACCACCTGCAGGTCACTGTCTTCCTCCGAACAAGCAGGCCTCTCCAGCAAGAGCTCGTCGGACCTTGATGATCAGCAGAGCCACGGCACGTTCTGTGACTGGGACTCCTCGCAGAGCAGCCTGGTCAGCCTGACATCTGTGGAGAAATTGGAAAGTTGCCACGCAGGTTTGCTCACACCATGCAAAGTGAACTGCTGTTCACTCACATCTGGCCATTGCTCCCTGTCATCTGAGTCCAAAATTATTTCACTGGACTCCCTGATTCAGTCGGACTCAGAGGACGAGCTCACAGGAGGCCTTTGTGACTGTGGTCCTCCAACGAACTTCTGCAGCGTGAGCCCCTTAAAGGACGACGAGGCCTTCGGCTGCTTCGGTCCCCTGAAAAATCTTGGGCCGAAGGTGGTTGTGCCGGAGGACTCCCAGTGGCCAGCAGGTATAGCCCAGGAGAAATCCCCATCTTGCTCTCCGAGAAGATTTTGTCTAACCTCCTACAACTTCGATTCGCCCAACAACCAGGCTGCACCTGTGCAAATCCAGAACGTACAAATTTCTGGTACTGTCGCCGCAAAGGAGCAGCGTGGCGCTGGCACACACCCCTACACTCTCTACACTGTGAAG TTTGAGAAACTGGCCGAAGCAGAAAACGGTGCCGCTCTGCAATCTGTCGCCTGTCACTCTGTCAACCGGAGGTACAGCGAGTTCCTCAACTTGCAGACACGTTTAGAGGAGAAGCCTGAAGTCAAAAAATTAATCAAGA ATGTCAAAGGTCCAAAGAAAATGTTCCCTGACCTTTCATTTGGCAATGCGGACAGCGAGAGGGTTGAGGCCCGTAAGAGCCAGCTGGATACGTTCCTCAAA CAATTAAGCAGCATTCCGGAGACGGCCAACAGTGAGGACATGCAGGAGTTCCTGGCTGTCCAGACAGATGTCTGCACATATTTTGGAAGAAAACCTTTTGTCAAGTCAAGAATTGATAAG ATGATGGAAAATGCTTTAGACACATTGAAGACGGCGTTCCCTTACCCTGAGCCCCTCAGTCCAACAGAGGACCTTGAGGGAGACACCGATGGAAGAACAATGGACCACAGAAAGTATCG GAGGCTTATGTTCCCGAGCAAAATTTCCCCATCTCTCAATATACCCGACTTGCACCCGAAAGTGACATACTGCTTTAGCGAGGGCAGCGCC GTCCTCAATGGCATGCCGCTGTCTGGCCTGGAGAGCTTCGTCAAAGAGCAGGAAATAATTTTATGTGGGCAGAACGAGAAAGAGACAACCAAGCAGAGCTGTGGGCAGCCTGACAGAGACAAGAAGACTCCAGGGAAAACTCACGGGACAG ACACAGCTGTGGCAGACGTAGCTTTGAATATCTTGTGTCTGCTGATGAAGGACCAGTGGAGTTGGCTGTGCACTGAGAATATACAGAAGACCATCAGACTGCTCTTTGGCACCTTCATTGAGAG CTGA
- the snx19a gene encoding sorting nexin-19a isoform X6, with the protein MAVVGRMDTLLLLASSEWRWTTEDSPVRRSALQRHYEEEEEEDVPCPSRCSCYKAPISTVPNTLHLLTAMPSSKSSNHWTLSELLGQRRLLGLGALLAWLVLFHLLVNVWLLCIFTSLLVVLGGWLGSRAVLDANSLLHLEHFLPLGVINPPLYSPEHEWRLNHEIDSAVHKAVRDFVSSWYRTLLPEVEGEFERAVRNSMLESVMELKERGRRVDRKALVQRLLELYGCHLQSYMTAKQIQSTQREAVSLWQLYSKVDSPHPAVRSEATELSYSRALVNLVLHVLVPYPQMETRTGGYMVTELITCNVLLPLISRASDPDWLNQTIVDIFTRSREPQELDEHPTAALYRCQIPRESWTTCRSLSSSEQAGLSSKSSSDLDDQQSHGTFCDWDSSQSSLVSLTSVEKLESCHAGLLTPCKVNCCSLTSGHCSLSSESKIISLDSLIQSDSEDELTGGLCDCGPPTNFCSVSPLKDDEAFGCFGPLKNLGPKVVVPEDSQWPAGIAQEKSPSCSPRRFCLTSYNFDSPNNQAAPVQIQNVQISGTVAAKEQRGAGTHPYTLYTVKFEKLAEAENGAALQSVACHSVNRRYSEFLNLQTRLEEKPEVKKLIKNVKGPKKMFPDLSFGNADSERVEARKSQLDTFLKQLSSIPETANSEDMQEFLAVQTDVCTYFGRKPFVKSRIDKMMENALDTLKTAFPYPEPLSPTEDLEGDTDGRTMDHRKYRRLMFPSKISPSLNIPDLHPKVTYCFSEGSAVLNGMPLSGLESFVKEQEIILCGQNEKETTKQSCGQPDRDKKTPGKTHGTGSNLLSSPNTAVADVALNILCLLMKDQWSWLCTENIQKTIRLLFGTFIES; encoded by the exons ATGGCAGTGGTCGGACGGATGGACACACTCCTGCTGCTCGCTTCATCCGAGTGGCGCTGGACCACGGAGGACTCGCCAGTGCGCAGGAGCGCGCTGCAGCGCCATTAT gaggaggaggaggaggaggacgtccCATGTCCGAGCAGGTGTTCGTGCTATAAAGCTCCAATATCAACTGTTCCG AACACACTCCACCTGCTGACTGCCATGCCTTCCTCAAAGAGCTCCAATCACTGGACTTTATCAGAGTTACTTGGtcagaggaggctgctggggCTCGGAGCTCTGCTGGCGTGGCTTGtcctcttccatctccttgTGAACGTTTGGCTCCTCTGCATCTTCACCAGTCTCTTGGTGGTCCTCGGGGGTTGGCTCGGTTCCCGTGCCGTGCTGGACGCAAACAGCCTCCTCCACCTGGAACATTTTCTGCCCCTTGGCGTGATCAACCCACCGCTGTATTCGCCCGAGCACGAGTGGAGGTTGAACCATGAGATCGACAGTGCCGTCCACAAAGCAGTGCGTGACTTTGTGTCCTCGTGGTATCGTACTCTGCTGccagaggtggagggggagttTGAGCGTGCGGTGCGTAATTCAATGTTAGAGTCGGTGATGGAGCTGAAGGAGCGTGGCCGGCGTGTGGACAGGAAAGCGCTGGTCCAGCGGCTGCTCGAGCTGTATGGCTGTCACCTGCAGAGCTACATGACGGCAAAACAGATACAGTCAACACAGAGGGAGGCCGTCAGCCTCTGGCAGCTTTACAGCAAAGTAGATTCCCCTCACCCAGCAGTGAGAAGTGAAGCCACTGAGCTCAGCTACTCAAGAGCGCTAGTTAACCTGGTCTTACATGTGCTTGTTCCGTACCCTCAGATGGAGACAAGGACCGGAGGTTACATGGTCACAGAACTCATCACCTGCAACGTGCTGTTGCCACTTATAAGCAGGGCGTCGGACCCGGACTGGCTGAACCAAACCATTGTAGACATATTCACCAGGTCCAGAGAGCCACAGGAACTGGATGAGCACCCGACAGCTGCACTGTACAGATGTCAAATCCCGCGGGAGTCCTGGACCACCTGCAGGTCACTGTCTTCCTCCGAACAAGCAGGCCTCTCCAGCAAGAGCTCGTCGGACCTTGATGATCAGCAGAGCCACGGCACGTTCTGTGACTGGGACTCCTCGCAGAGCAGCCTGGTCAGCCTGACATCTGTGGAGAAATTGGAAAGTTGCCACGCAGGTTTGCTCACACCATGCAAAGTGAACTGCTGTTCACTCACATCTGGCCATTGCTCCCTGTCATCTGAGTCCAAAATTATTTCACTGGACTCCCTGATTCAGTCGGACTCAGAGGACGAGCTCACAGGAGGCCTTTGTGACTGTGGTCCTCCAACGAACTTCTGCAGCGTGAGCCCCTTAAAGGACGACGAGGCCTTCGGCTGCTTCGGTCCCCTGAAAAATCTTGGGCCGAAGGTGGTTGTGCCGGAGGACTCCCAGTGGCCAGCAGGTATAGCCCAGGAGAAATCCCCATCTTGCTCTCCGAGAAGATTTTGTCTAACCTCCTACAACTTCGATTCGCCCAACAACCAGGCTGCACCTGTGCAAATCCAGAACGTACAAATTTCTGGTACTGTCGCCGCAAAGGAGCAGCGTGGCGCTGGCACACACCCCTACACTCTCTACACTGTGAAG TTTGAGAAACTGGCCGAAGCAGAAAACGGTGCCGCTCTGCAATCTGTCGCCTGTCACTCTGTCAACCGGAGGTACAGCGAGTTCCTCAACTTGCAGACACGTTTAGAGGAGAAGCCTGAAGTCAAAAAATTAATCAAGA ATGTCAAAGGTCCAAAGAAAATGTTCCCTGACCTTTCATTTGGCAATGCGGACAGCGAGAGGGTTGAGGCCCGTAAGAGCCAGCTGGATACGTTCCTCAAA CAATTAAGCAGCATTCCGGAGACGGCCAACAGTGAGGACATGCAGGAGTTCCTGGCTGTCCAGACAGATGTCTGCACATATTTTGGAAGAAAACCTTTTGTCAAGTCAAGAATTGATAAG ATGATGGAAAATGCTTTAGACACATTGAAGACGGCGTTCCCTTACCCTGAGCCCCTCAGTCCAACAGAGGACCTTGAGGGAGACACCGATGGAAGAACAATGGACCACAGAAAGTATCG GAGGCTTATGTTCCCGAGCAAAATTTCCCCATCTCTCAATATACCCGACTTGCACCCGAAAGTGACATACTGCTTTAGCGAGGGCAGCGCC GTCCTCAATGGCATGCCGCTGTCTGGCCTGGAGAGCTTCGTCAAAGAGCAGGAAATAATTTTATGTGGGCAGAACGAGAAAGAGACAACCAAGCAGAGCTGTGGGCAGCCTGACAGAGACAAGAAGACTCCAGGGAAAACTCACGGGACAGGTTCAAATTTACTCAGCAGTCCTA ACACAGCTGTGGCAGACGTAGCTTTGAATATCTTGTGTCTGCTGATGAAGGACCAGTGGAGTTGGCTGTGCACTGAGAATATACAGAAGACCATCAGACTGCTCTTTGGCACCTTCATTGAGAG CTGA